One Amycolatopsis tolypomycina DNA segment encodes these proteins:
- the sigE gene encoding RNA polymerase sigma factor SigE, translating to MEVPAPAMQNAVADAGAQPVTLDEAAWTPPSWDEVVREHGDRVYRLAYRLTGNTHDAEDLTQETFIRVFRSLASYKPGTFEGWLHRITTNLFLDMARRRSRVRMEGLPEDTDRIVGDDPSPEQVYSDTHLDPDLQAALDELPPEFRAAVVLCDVEGLSYEEIGATLGVKLGTVRSRIHRGRQALRASLERRRAYAPQSAKVTV from the coding sequence ATGGAGGTGCCTGCTCCCGCGATGCAGAACGCCGTTGCCGACGCCGGGGCCCAGCCCGTGACCCTGGACGAGGCCGCTTGGACGCCGCCGTCCTGGGACGAGGTCGTGCGCGAACACGGTGACCGGGTCTACCGGCTCGCCTACCGCCTGACCGGTAACACCCACGACGCCGAGGACCTCACGCAGGAGACCTTCATCCGGGTCTTCCGCTCGCTGGCGTCCTACAAGCCCGGCACGTTCGAAGGCTGGCTGCACCGGATCACCACCAACCTCTTCCTGGACATGGCCCGCCGCCGCTCGCGCGTGCGGATGGAAGGCCTGCCCGAGGACACCGACCGCATCGTGGGCGACGACCCGAGCCCCGAGCAGGTCTACTCGGACACCCACCTGGACCCCGACCTGCAGGCGGCGCTCGACGAGCTGCCCCCGGAGTTCCGCGCCGCCGTGGTGCTGTGCGACGTCGAAGGGCTGTCGTACGAGGAGATCGGTGCGACGCTGGGTGTCAAGCTGGGCACGGTCCGCAGCCGGATCCACCGCGGGCGTCAGGCGCTGCGCGCGTCGCTCGAGCGTCGGCGCGCTTACGCACCGCAGTCTGCGAAGGTGACGGTATGA
- a CDS encoding S1C family serine protease yields the protein MMTEPNVNPEQPGARDADRLGPRPLARPAVDPAQAAVFGRPQGVDGAFDKLYSPQKTNGVNLAPPAPESLAEAFRRPPGAEGVLLERPREATGDSPAAEPPLWTGTRDPWRDPGAAAVLAGPALPAEDEEKPAKRPPGALLSLPEVLFGRRVQPKALVLLGVVALLIGAAGGFVGWWAGDTGSELTGAATISEAEVGKERPAGSVADIAKRVAPAVVSLEVYKPGAESGEQGSGVMIDPQGYILTNEHVIASAAADPNVKVTAVFIDGTRTEAKLVGADQKTDLAVVKVNVTNPTVLQIGKSADLQVGDTVMAIGSPLALQNSVTAGIVSALNRPITAGGDNGAPPVTYEAIQTDAAINHGNSGGALVDSTGALVGINSSIRSSGADGGSIGIGFAIPSDYAVKIAKALIKDGKVHHADIGINASSTVAGSSTMGAQVKNVAPGGPAANAGIKEGDVITKIGTRLVRDSAELTVAVRAHDVGEVVPVQLARDGASFVVDVTLASD from the coding sequence ATGATGACCGAGCCGAACGTGAATCCCGAGCAGCCCGGCGCGCGTGATGCCGACAGGCTGGGCCCGCGGCCGCTCGCGCGGCCGGCCGTCGATCCGGCGCAGGCCGCCGTCTTCGGCAGGCCGCAGGGCGTTGACGGGGCGTTCGACAAGCTCTACAGCCCGCAGAAAACCAACGGTGTCAACCTCGCCCCGCCCGCGCCCGAATCGCTCGCCGAGGCCTTCCGGCGGCCGCCCGGGGCCGAAGGTGTGCTGCTCGAACGGCCGCGGGAGGCCACCGGTGACTCGCCGGCCGCCGAACCGCCGTTGTGGACGGGGACCCGTGATCCGTGGCGGGATCCCGGGGCCGCCGCCGTGCTCGCCGGGCCCGCCCTGCCCGCCGAAGACGAAGAAAAGCCCGCCAAACGGCCGCCCGGTGCCCTCCTCAGCCTGCCCGAGGTGCTCTTCGGACGGCGTGTGCAGCCGAAGGCGCTCGTGCTGCTCGGTGTCGTCGCGCTGCTCATCGGCGCCGCCGGGGGCTTCGTCGGCTGGTGGGCCGGTGACACCGGCTCCGAGCTCACCGGCGCCGCCACCATCTCCGAAGCCGAGGTCGGCAAGGAACGGCCCGCCGGTTCGGTCGCCGACATCGCCAAGCGCGTCGCGCCCGCCGTCGTCTCGCTCGAGGTGTACAAGCCCGGCGCCGAATCCGGTGAGCAGGGCTCCGGGGTCATGATCGACCCGCAGGGCTACATCCTCACCAACGAGCACGTCATCGCCTCCGCCGCCGCGGACCCGAACGTCAAGGTCACCGCCGTCTTCATCGACGGCACCCGCACCGAGGCCAAGCTCGTCGGCGCCGACCAGAAGACCGACCTCGCCGTCGTGAAGGTCAACGTCACCAACCCGACCGTGCTGCAGATCGGCAAGTCCGCCGACCTGCAGGTCGGCGACACCGTGATGGCGATCGGCTCGCCGCTGGCGCTGCAGAACTCGGTGACCGCCGGCATCGTCAGCGCGCTGAACCGGCCGATCACCGCGGGCGGCGACAACGGCGCCCCGCCGGTCACCTACGAGGCCATCCAGACCGACGCGGCGATCAACCACGGCAACTCGGGCGGTGCGCTCGTCGACTCCACCGGCGCGCTGGTCGGCATCAACTCGTCGATCCGCTCGTCCGGCGCCGACGGCGGCAGCATCGGCATCGGCTTCGCCATTCCCAGCGACTACGCGGTCAAGATCGCGAAGGCGCTGATCAAGGACGGCAAGGTCCACCACGCCGACATCGGCATCAACGCGTCCTCGACGGTCGCCGGCTCGTCCACGATGGGCGCCCAGGTGAAGAACGTCGCGCCCGGCGGCCCGGCCGCGAACGCGGGCATCAAGGAGGGCGACGTGATCACGAAGATCGGCACCCGCCTCGTCCGCGACTCCGCGGAACTGACGGTCGCGGTCCGCGCGCACGACGTCGGCGAAGTCGTCCCGGTGCAGCTGGCCCGCGACGGCGCCAGTTTCGTCGTGGACGTAACCCTGGCTTCCGACTGA
- a CDS encoding dihydrofolate reductase family protein — protein sequence MVLGATTYSSNAPFLAAGFDRGGFDTWITRMFASPVTVVSGHLTEPLDWPGTTIEAGDPVEVVTRLKAESEVPLRSHGSLTLNRALLNAGLVDTIELTIFPVLSGDTGVDRVFDGVADFDLELLAARTFDGNTQVLTYRPARHA from the coding sequence ATGGTGCTCGGGGCCACGACGTACTCGTCGAACGCGCCGTTCCTCGCGGCGGGCTTCGACCGCGGCGGGTTCGACACGTGGATCACGCGCATGTTCGCGTCCCCGGTCACGGTGGTTTCCGGCCACCTGACCGAGCCGCTCGACTGGCCGGGCACGACGATCGAGGCGGGTGACCCGGTCGAGGTCGTCACGCGCCTCAAGGCCGAATCCGAGGTGCCGCTGCGCTCCCACGGCAGCTTGACGCTCAACCGCGCGCTGCTGAACGCGGGCCTCGTCGACACGATCGAGCTGACGATCTTCCCCGTGCTTTCCGGCGACACGGGCGTGGACCGCGTCTTCGACGGCGTGGCCGACTTCGACCTCGAACTGCTGGCGGCCCGGACCTTCGACGGCAACACGCAGGTGCTGACCTACCGGCCGGCCCGGCACGCTTGA
- a CDS encoding O-methyltransferase has translation MNTPTPAAAPADSGFVDGYLPDDEVLSSARARAEDLGCTPLSAGAGATLRFLAATLCAKAVVEVGTGAGVSGLSLLRGMAPDGVLTSIDVEPEYQRAARTTFREAGFAPGRTRLIIGRALDVLQRLTPGGYDLVFVDSAHIEYPGCYELGVSLLRRGGIIAFHNVLAGGRVIDPAHRDPETLALREVARAFREDERLVPALLPVGGGLLVGAAT, from the coding sequence GTGAACACGCCCACCCCTGCGGCCGCACCGGCCGATTCCGGGTTCGTCGACGGGTACCTGCCCGACGACGAGGTGCTGTCTTCGGCGCGGGCACGGGCCGAGGACCTGGGCTGCACCCCGCTCAGCGCGGGTGCGGGCGCGACGCTGCGGTTCCTGGCCGCGACGCTGTGCGCCAAGGCCGTCGTCGAGGTCGGCACGGGCGCGGGCGTGAGCGGGCTGAGCCTGCTGCGCGGCATGGCCCCCGACGGCGTCCTGACGTCGATCGACGTCGAGCCGGAGTACCAGCGGGCGGCGCGCACGACGTTCCGCGAGGCGGGTTTCGCGCCGGGCCGCACCCGGCTGATCATCGGGCGCGCGCTGGACGTGCTGCAGCGCCTGACGCCGGGCGGCTACGACCTGGTGTTCGTCGATTCGGCGCACATCGAGTACCCGGGCTGCTACGAGCTGGGCGTGTCGCTGCTGCGGCGCGGCGGGATCATCGCGTTCCACAACGTGCTGGCCGGCGGCCGGGTGATCGACCCGGCCCACCGCGATCCGGAGACCCTCGCCCTGCGCGAGGTGGCACGGGCGTTCCGCGAGGACGAACGCCTGGTCCCGGCGCTGCTCCCGGTGGGCGGCGGACTGCTGGTCGGCGCGGCTACCTGA
- a CDS encoding LysR family transcriptional regulator, giving the protein MTYDSLSAQVAPHLPLLAALRETRNVTRAAELLGVPQPTVSRRLAALADALGAPLTVPDGRGIRLTRAAELLSEAAERGLAALDTGVRLAREEVSPESGHVVLGFLHLLGRSLVPSLLRGHRARHPGVRFTLVQGSRQDMVDRLTGGELDLALVAPLPDVPALACAGLVDEEILLSVPAGHRLAGRREVRVAELAEEEFVLLEQGYGVRTLTDELCAAAGFTPRIAFEGQESDTVRGLVAAGLGVALLPRFGPGSPAGVAEVPLAPPPYRTIGLVWRAEEPMTPAVAGFLDHVLAAARG; this is encoded by the coding sequence GTGACGTATGACTCCCTGTCCGCGCAGGTCGCACCGCACCTGCCGCTGCTCGCCGCGCTCCGCGAGACGAGGAACGTCACACGCGCGGCCGAACTGCTGGGTGTGCCCCAGCCCACGGTGAGCCGGCGGCTCGCGGCACTGGCGGACGCGCTGGGCGCCCCGCTGACCGTCCCGGACGGCCGCGGCATCCGGCTGACGCGCGCGGCGGAACTCCTGTCCGAGGCGGCCGAACGCGGACTGGCGGCGCTCGACACCGGCGTCCGGCTGGCGCGCGAGGAGGTTTCGCCGGAGTCGGGGCACGTCGTGCTCGGGTTCCTGCACCTGCTCGGGCGGTCGCTGGTGCCGTCGCTGCTGCGCGGCCACCGCGCGCGGCACCCGGGCGTGCGGTTCACGCTGGTGCAGGGTTCGCGGCAGGACATGGTCGACCGGCTGACCGGCGGCGAGCTGGACCTGGCACTGGTCGCGCCGCTGCCGGACGTGCCGGCGCTGGCCTGCGCGGGCCTGGTGGACGAGGAGATCCTGCTGTCGGTCCCGGCTGGCCACCGGCTGGCGGGGCGCCGCGAAGTGCGCGTGGCGGAGCTGGCGGAGGAGGAGTTCGTGCTGCTGGAGCAGGGCTACGGCGTCCGCACGCTGACGGACGAGCTCTGCGCGGCGGCGGGCTTCACGCCGCGGATCGCGTTCGAGGGCCAGGAGTCGGACACCGTGCGCGGCCTGGTGGCGGCGGGACTGGGAGTGGCGCTGCTGCCACGGTTCGGGCCGGGCAGCCCGGCGGGGGTGGCGGAGGTGCCGCTGGCACCGCCGCCCTACCGGACGATCGGGCTGGTGTGGCGGGCGGAGGAGCCGATGACGCCGGCGGTGGCGGGCTTCCTCGACCACGTGCTCGCGGCGGCCAGGGGCTGA
- a CDS encoding Mrp/NBP35 family ATP-binding protein has translation MTSTQQLPSVDDVRSALKSVQDPEIRKPITDLGMVKDVVVGDDGVVTVGIYLTVAGCPLKATLTNDTKAAVSKLPGVADVKVELDVMSDEQRTELRKSLRGDAAEPVIPFAQPGSMTRVYCVASGKGGVGKSSVTVNLAAAMAARGLSVGVVDADIYGHSIPRMLGAREKPTKVDTMIMPPQSHGVKVISIGMFTPGNTPVVWRGPMLHRALQQFLADVFWGDLDILLLDLPPGTGDIAISVAQLIPNAEILVVTTPQQAAAEVAERAGAIALQTRQRVAGVIENMSWLEQADGSRLEIFGSGGGRTVADSLTKSIGSEVPLLGQVPMDPRVVAQGDAGTPIVLSEPEAPASVVLSDVAKKLSVRARGLAGMMLNVTPAGR, from the coding sequence GTGACCAGCACCCAGCAGCTCCCCAGCGTCGACGACGTCCGCAGCGCGCTGAAGAGCGTGCAAGACCCCGAGATCCGGAAACCCATCACGGACCTGGGGATGGTCAAGGACGTGGTCGTCGGCGACGACGGCGTCGTGACGGTCGGGATCTACCTGACGGTGGCGGGCTGCCCCCTGAAGGCGACGCTGACCAACGACACCAAGGCGGCCGTCTCGAAGCTCCCTGGCGTGGCCGACGTCAAGGTCGAGCTGGACGTGATGAGCGACGAGCAGCGCACGGAGCTGCGGAAGTCCCTGCGCGGCGACGCGGCGGAGCCGGTGATCCCGTTCGCGCAGCCGGGCTCGATGACGCGGGTGTACTGCGTGGCCTCGGGCAAGGGCGGCGTGGGCAAGTCCTCGGTGACGGTCAACCTGGCCGCGGCGATGGCGGCCCGCGGGCTGTCGGTGGGCGTGGTGGACGCGGACATCTACGGCCACTCGATCCCCCGCATGCTGGGCGCCCGCGAGAAGCCGACCAAGGTCGACACGATGATCATGCCGCCGCAGTCCCACGGCGTGAAGGTGATCTCGATCGGCATGTTCACCCCGGGCAACACCCCGGTGGTGTGGCGCGGCCCGATGCTCCACCGCGCGCTGCAGCAGTTCCTGGCGGACGTGTTCTGGGGCGACCTGGACATCCTGCTGCTGGACCTGCCGCCGGGCACGGGTGACATCGCGATCTCGGTGGCCCAGCTGATCCCGAACGCGGAGATCCTCGTGGTGACCACGCCCCAGCAGGCGGCGGCCGAGGTGGCCGAGCGGGCCGGGGCGATCGCGCTGCAGACGCGGCAGCGCGTGGCCGGGGTCATCGAGAACATGTCGTGGCTGGAGCAGGCCGACGGCTCTCGGCTGGAGATCTTCGGCTCCGGCGGCGGCCGGACGGTGGCCGATTCGCTGACGAAGTCGATCGGCTCCGAGGTGCCGCTGCTCGGCCAGGTCCCGATGGACCCGCGCGTGGTCGCCCAGGGCGACGCGGGCACGCCGATCGTGCTGTCCGAGCCGGAAGCCCCGGCCTCGGTGGTGCTGAGCGACGTGGCGAAGAAGCTCTCGGTCCGGGCCCGCGGGCTGGCCGGGATGATGCTGAACGTGACGCCGGCGGGCCGCTGA
- a CDS encoding MFS transporter, producing the protein MTSTRRVKTAVAAAGISSFALLYAPQPVLPQLAAQYHLDPGGAALAVSVATGALAIAVLPIAALSEVVGRRPVILTSVVASVVFGVLVPLMPTYPALLVVRALQGVAIAGFPGVAAAYLAERLGRAGVAAAVGAMIAGNTVGGMLGRLASGFTAGPLGWRGALLVVAVVGAVCSAVTVVTLPPGTRPGRTHGVGRGLLTALSRPVLLAQYGVALLAMGSFVALYNAAGFRLTGAPLELSPAVASLVFLAYATGSVSSAAAGRLVARVGRRRALVGALLLTALGAALTLPDSLPLVITGFLVLTCAFFAAHAVANGWAAADAPESARGQVGGTYTAAYYLGSSVGGAAGAWVYGHAGWTWLVAVVAVWLLLAVAAVGFGTRVRAERRELVNALR; encoded by the coding sequence GTGACTTCCACCCGTCGGGTCAAGACCGCCGTCGCCGCGGCCGGGATCTCCTCGTTCGCCCTGCTCTACGCGCCGCAGCCGGTGCTGCCGCAGCTCGCCGCGCAGTACCACCTCGACCCCGGCGGCGCGGCGCTCGCGGTCAGCGTCGCGACCGGCGCCCTCGCCATCGCGGTCCTGCCGATCGCGGCACTGTCCGAAGTGGTCGGACGGCGGCCGGTGATCCTGACGTCGGTCGTCGCGTCGGTGGTCTTCGGCGTGCTGGTGCCGCTGATGCCGACGTACCCGGCGTTGCTGGTCGTGCGCGCGCTGCAGGGCGTCGCGATCGCGGGCTTCCCCGGGGTGGCGGCGGCGTACCTGGCCGAACGCCTGGGCCGCGCGGGCGTCGCGGCGGCGGTCGGCGCGATGATCGCGGGCAACACGGTCGGCGGCATGCTCGGCAGGCTGGCCAGCGGGTTCACCGCGGGCCCGCTCGGCTGGCGCGGTGCGCTGCTGGTGGTGGCCGTGGTGGGCGCGGTGTGTTCCGCGGTGACGGTGGTGACGCTGCCACCGGGCACCCGCCCCGGCCGCACCCACGGCGTCGGCCGGGGGCTGCTGACGGCGCTGAGCAGGCCGGTGCTGCTGGCCCAGTACGGCGTGGCGCTGCTGGCGATGGGCTCGTTCGTGGCGCTGTACAACGCGGCCGGGTTCCGGCTGACCGGTGCGCCGTTGGAGCTGTCGCCGGCGGTCGCGTCGCTGGTCTTCCTGGCGTACGCGACGGGCTCGGTGTCCTCGGCGGCGGCGGGACGTCTGGTGGCGCGGGTCGGTCGCCGTCGCGCGTTGGTGGGAGCGCTGCTGCTGACGGCTTTGGGTGCGGCGCTGACGTTGCCGGACTCGCTGCCGTTGGTGATCACGGGGTTCCTGGTGCTGACGTGCGCGTTCTTCGCGGCCCACGCGGTGGCGAACGGCTGGGCGGCGGCGGACGCCCCGGAGAGCGCCCGCGGCCAGGTGGGCGGGACGTACACGGCGGCGTACTACCTGGGCAGCAGCGTCGGGGGAGCCGCGGGGGCGTGGGTGTACGGGCACGCCGGGTGGACGTGGCTGGTCGCGGTGGTGGCGGTGTGGCTGCTGCTCGCGGTGGCCGCGGTGGGTTTCGGGACCCGGGTGCGGGCCGAGCGGCGTGAGCTGGTGAACGCGCTCAGGTAG
- the tatB gene encoding Sec-independent protein translocase protein TatB — MFESVGWGEILVLIIAGLFILGPERLPEAASWLAKSVRKVRDFATGAKEQLREEMGPEFDQLRKPLEDLRGLRNFDPKRVVTQHLFDGDADPLGLKGITNGSSTPANGTNGSNGYLAGQTQSAPEPLKPGERPPIDPDAT, encoded by the coding sequence GTGTTCGAGAGTGTCGGATGGGGGGAGATCCTCGTCCTCATCATCGCCGGTCTGTTCATCCTCGGCCCGGAACGGCTGCCCGAGGCGGCGTCCTGGCTCGCGAAGAGCGTGCGCAAGGTCCGCGACTTCGCGACCGGCGCGAAGGAGCAGCTCCGCGAGGAGATGGGCCCGGAGTTCGACCAGCTGCGCAAGCCGCTGGAGGATCTCCGCGGACTGCGCAACTTCGACCCCAAGCGGGTCGTGACGCAGCACCTCTTCGACGGCGACGCCGACCCGCTCGGCCTGAAGGGCATCACGAACGGCAGCAGCACCCCGGCGAACGGCACCAACGGCTCGAACGGCTACCTGGCCGGCCAGACCCAGTCCGCGCCGGAGCCGCTCAAGCCGGGCGAGCGCCCGCCGATCGACCCCGACGCGACCTAG
- a CDS encoding magnesium transporter MgtE N-terminal domain-containing protein has protein sequence MAGVNRVFAAQLSGLPVFGPDGESIGRVRDLVAGLRLDAQPPRILGLVVELSTRRRVFVPMLRVTSIEPTAVTLATGSVNMRQFNQRPNEVLVLGQLLDAHATLAGSGTRITVVDAGMEPTRTRDWVLAKLAIRERRVGLGRRRSAMQVLGWSEVSGLSLTDLTGQPQGAGQLLMLFDTMRPADIAATVRDLPLKRRHEVADAMDDERLADVIEELPDDDQKELLAYLAEERAADVLEAMNPDDAADLLAELAPADQSRLLELMEPEESAPVRRLLEYSSDTAGGLMTPEPVVLTPDTTIAEALAHIRNAELPPALASMVFVCRPPTATPTGRYVGVVHFQRLLREPPAELVASAVDTGLPPLKPGAPLAEVTRYFAAYNLTCGPVVDTEDHLIGAVTVDDVLDHLLPEDWRETGLHDTLEEDRA, from the coding sequence ATGGCCGGGGTCAACAGGGTTTTCGCAGCTCAGCTGTCCGGGTTGCCGGTTTTCGGCCCGGACGGCGAGTCCATCGGCCGCGTCCGCGACCTGGTCGCCGGGCTGCGCCTGGACGCCCAGCCGCCGCGGATCCTCGGCCTGGTCGTCGAACTCTCGACGCGGCGGCGCGTCTTCGTCCCGATGCTGCGGGTGACCTCGATCGAGCCGACCGCGGTGACGCTCGCCACCGGCTCGGTCAACATGCGCCAGTTCAACCAGCGCCCCAACGAGGTCCTGGTGCTCGGCCAGCTCCTCGACGCGCACGCCACGCTGGCCGGCTCCGGCACCCGGATAACCGTCGTCGACGCCGGGATGGAGCCGACCCGCACCCGCGACTGGGTGCTGGCGAAGCTGGCCATCCGGGAGCGGCGGGTCGGGCTGGGCCGGCGCCGGTCGGCGATGCAGGTGCTGGGCTGGTCCGAGGTGTCCGGGCTCAGCCTGACCGACCTCACCGGCCAGCCCCAGGGCGCCGGCCAGCTGCTCATGCTGTTCGACACCATGCGCCCGGCCGACATCGCCGCGACGGTCCGCGACCTGCCGCTCAAGCGGCGGCACGAGGTCGCCGACGCGATGGACGACGAGCGCCTCGCCGACGTCATCGAAGAGCTGCCGGACGACGACCAGAAGGAGCTGCTGGCCTACCTGGCCGAGGAGCGCGCCGCCGACGTCCTGGAGGCGATGAACCCCGACGACGCGGCCGACCTGCTGGCCGAGCTCGCGCCGGCCGACCAGAGCCGGCTGCTGGAGCTGATGGAGCCGGAGGAGTCGGCGCCGGTCCGGCGGCTGCTGGAGTACTCGTCGGACACCGCGGGCGGCCTGATGACGCCCGAGCCGGTGGTGCTGACCCCGGACACGACGATCGCCGAGGCGCTGGCCCACATCCGCAACGCCGAGCTGCCGCCGGCGCTGGCCAGCATGGTGTTCGTCTGCCGCCCGCCGACCGCGACGCCGACCGGGCGCTACGTCGGCGTCGTCCACTTCCAGCGGCTGCTGCGGGAGCCGCCGGCGGAGCTGGTCGCCAGCGCCGTCGACACCGGCCTGCCGCCGCTCAAGCCGGGCGCGCCGCTGGCCGAGGTCACGCGGTACTTCGCGGCCTACAACCTGACCTGCGGACCGGTCGTCGACACCGAAGACCACCTCATCGGCGCGGTGACCGTCGACGACGTCCTCGACCACCTGCTGCCGGAGGACTGGCGGGAGACCGGCCTGCACGACACCTTGGAGGAAGACCGTGCCTGA
- a CDS encoding anti-sigma factor family protein — MTAPRGWALPESHLLPDVVVAFVDGELSHSARDRAASHITRCTACAAEVRAQRQTVEAIRRAGAPSMSAGFLASLQSIPQHTELPSTPDNLAITADGQLVAVQRPDRVAGLRDAGVLGGVAPLGSSAPLGQSPNVLGGGRFKRRAAQGAGVVVSGLVLSALALVGTSADGDGTPETGGGAPQPANLLPAQMAVPQQPAPISTPASTTPVAVPAGIR; from the coding sequence ATGACCGCACCGCGAGGCTGGGCACTTCCCGAGTCGCACCTGCTGCCGGACGTCGTGGTGGCGTTCGTCGACGGCGAGCTGTCCCACAGCGCGCGCGACCGCGCCGCGTCCCACATCACCCGCTGCACGGCGTGCGCGGCCGAAGTGCGCGCACAGCGCCAGACGGTCGAGGCGATCCGCCGCGCGGGCGCGCCGTCGATGTCGGCCGGGTTCCTGGCGAGCCTGCAGTCGATCCCGCAGCACACGGAGCTGCCGAGCACCCCGGACAACCTGGCGATCACCGCCGACGGCCAGCTGGTCGCGGTCCAGCGCCCCGACCGGGTGGCGGGCCTGCGCGACGCGGGCGTGCTGGGTGGTGTGGCGCCGTTGGGATCATCGGCCCCGTTGGGCCAGTCCCCGAACGTCCTCGGCGGCGGCCGCTTCAAGCGCCGCGCGGCACAGGGAGCGGGGGTCGTGGTGTCGGGCCTGGTGCTGAGCGCACTGGCCCTGGTCGGAACGTCGGCGGACGGCGACGGAACCCCGGAGACGGGCGGCGGAGCCCCGCAGCCGGCGAACCTCCTGCCGGCCCAGATGGCGGTCCCCCAGCAACCGGCCCCGATTTCGACCCCGGCGAGCACGACCCCGGTGGCGGTACCGGCGGGCATCCGCTGA
- a CDS encoding DUF1003 domain-containing protein: MPELISGRRLDQPRGQNRFRLNIDPDTFGRFTERIARFLGTGKYLFWQTLVVVVWIVLNITAVSLQWDPYPFILLNLAFSTQAAYAAPLILLAQNRQDDRDRVSLEEDRNRAAQTKADTEYLARELAALRLAIGEVATRDYLRSELDRLREDLSVQPRKSRTPTGS; encoded by the coding sequence GTGCCTGAGCTGATTTCGGGACGGCGGCTCGACCAGCCCCGCGGCCAGAACCGGTTCAGGCTGAACATCGACCCGGACACCTTCGGCCGGTTCACCGAGCGGATCGCGCGGTTCCTGGGCACCGGGAAGTACCTGTTCTGGCAGACGCTCGTCGTCGTCGTGTGGATCGTGCTGAACATCACGGCGGTGTCGCTGCAATGGGACCCGTACCCGTTCATCCTGCTCAACCTGGCGTTTTCGACGCAGGCGGCGTACGCGGCGCCGCTGATCCTGCTCGCGCAGAACCGCCAGGACGACCGCGACCGCGTCTCCCTGGAAGAGGACCGCAACCGGGCGGCCCAGACGAAGGCGGACACGGAGTACCTGGCCCGGGAGCTGGCGGCGCTGCGGCTGGCGATCGGCGAGGTGGCGACGCGCGACTACCTCCGCAGCGAGCTCGACCGGCTGCGGGAGGACCTGTCCGTCCAGCCCAGGAAGTCCCGCACCCCTACCGGCTCGTAA